From the Amycolatopsis thermoflava N1165 genome, one window contains:
- the rpe gene encoding ribulose-phosphate 3-epimerase, whose translation MAHRPLIAPSILSADFARLGEEIHAVAGAGDTRADWVHVDVMDNHFVPNLTLGLPVVQSLLKSTDIPLDCHLMIEDPDRWAIGYAEAGAYNVTVHVEAAADPVMLAKNLRAAGAKAGLSIKPGTPLEDHVETLKHYDTLLVMSVEPGFGGQSFIPDVLEKVRTARRLVDTGHLKLVVEIDGGINADTIEQAAEAGVDCFVAGSAVYGAEDPGKAVAALRERAARAGAAH comes from the coding sequence GTGGCCCACCGACCTCTCATCGCGCCCAGCATCCTGTCCGCCGACTTCGCCCGTCTGGGCGAGGAGATCCACGCCGTCGCCGGTGCCGGCGACACCAGGGCCGACTGGGTCCACGTGGACGTCATGGACAACCACTTCGTGCCCAACCTGACGCTGGGCCTGCCGGTCGTGCAGTCGCTGCTGAAGTCCACGGACATCCCGCTGGACTGCCACCTGATGATCGAGGACCCGGACCGCTGGGCCATCGGCTACGCCGAGGCCGGCGCCTACAACGTCACCGTGCACGTCGAGGCCGCCGCCGATCCGGTGATGCTGGCGAAGAACCTGCGCGCCGCGGGCGCCAAGGCCGGGCTGTCCATCAAGCCGGGCACCCCGCTCGAGGACCATGTCGAGACGCTCAAGCACTACGACACCCTGCTGGTGATGTCGGTCGAGCCGGGCTTCGGCGGCCAGTCGTTCATCCCGGACGTGCTGGAGAAGGTCCGCACCGCGCGCCGCCTCGTCGACACCGGCCACCTCAAGCTGGTCGTGGAGATCGACGGCGGCATCAACGCCGACACGATCGAGCAGGCCGCCGAGGCAGGCGTGGACTGCTTCGTCGCCGGCTCCGCCGTCTACGGCGCGGAAGACCCCGGCAAGGCCGTCGCGGCCCTGCGCGAACGTGCCGCCCGCGCCGGCGCGGCACACTGA
- a CDS encoding riboflavin synthase has protein sequence MFTGIVEELGEITAVEQVPNAARLTVRGPVVTSDAKHGDSIAVSGVCLTVVDVFGSEFTVDVVHETLQRSRLAKIAVGDRVNLERATAVGDRLGGHIMQGHVDGTGVFLSRDAAGLTRFALPEGLSRYIVEKGSIAVDGISLTVTSVTNDEFSVALIPTTLELTTLGRAEPGDLVNLEVDVLAKYVEKLATPHLPGRTEHTGAGAGSKEDA, from the coding sequence GTGTTCACCGGCATCGTGGAGGAGCTCGGCGAGATCACGGCCGTCGAGCAGGTTCCCAACGCCGCGCGGCTCACCGTACGCGGGCCCGTGGTGACCTCCGACGCCAAACACGGCGACTCGATCGCCGTCAGCGGGGTGTGCCTGACCGTCGTCGACGTGTTCGGCTCCGAGTTCACCGTGGACGTGGTGCACGAGACGCTGCAGCGCTCCCGGCTGGCCAAGATCGCCGTGGGGGACCGGGTGAACCTGGAGCGGGCGACCGCGGTGGGGGACCGGCTCGGCGGGCACATCATGCAGGGCCACGTCGACGGCACCGGGGTGTTCCTGTCCCGCGACGCGGCCGGGCTCACCCGGTTCGCGCTGCCGGAGGGGCTGTCCCGCTACATCGTGGAGAAGGGCTCGATCGCGGTCGACGGCATCTCGCTGACCGTGACGAGTGTGACGAACGACGAGTTCTCCGTGGCGCTGATTCCGACGACACTGGAACTGACCACCCTCGGCCGTGCCGAGCCGGGTGATCTGGTGAACCTCGAGGTCGACGTGCTCGCCAAGTACGTGGAGAAGCTCGCGACGCCCCATCTGCCCGGCCGCACGGAGCACACTGGAGCCGGGGCAGGCTCGAAGGAGGACGCGTGA
- a CDS encoding bifunctional 3,4-dihydroxy-2-butanone-4-phosphate synthase/GTP cyclohydrolase II, translated as MPVDVAGIEKAIADIAAGRPVVVVDDEDRENEGDLIFAAEKATPELLAFMVRYTSGYVCVALTEEDCNRLDLPPMYHTNQDQRGTAYTVTVDAAEGITTGISASDRAHTIRLLADPKSQAGDFRRPGHVVPLRAKEGGVLRRPGHTEASVDLARMAGLHPSGVLCEIVSQKDEGDMARRDELEVFASDHDLQIITIADLIAYRRRHEKQVERVAEARIPLEAGVFRAVGYDSLLDGIEHVAFVYGEIGDGEDILVRVHSECLTGDVFGSLRCDCGPQLDAALRIVADEGRGVVLYIRGHEGRGIGLLHKLQAYQLQDLGADTVDANLALGVPADARDYGTGAQILCDLGVRSMRLLTNNPAKRIGLEGYGLKVTGRVPLPISPNPENLRYLRTKRDRMGHDLSNLEEFDQVGADLEARNGNGASQ; from the coding sequence GTGCCGGTCGACGTCGCCGGCATCGAGAAGGCGATCGCGGACATCGCCGCCGGGCGGCCGGTGGTCGTCGTCGACGACGAGGACCGCGAGAACGAGGGCGACCTGATCTTCGCCGCCGAGAAGGCGACGCCGGAGCTGCTCGCCTTCATGGTGCGCTACACCTCGGGGTACGTCTGCGTGGCGCTCACCGAGGAGGACTGCAACCGGCTGGACCTCCCGCCGATGTACCACACGAACCAGGACCAGCGCGGCACCGCGTACACGGTCACGGTGGACGCGGCCGAGGGCATCACCACCGGCATCTCCGCCTCCGACCGGGCGCACACGATCCGGCTGCTGGCCGACCCGAAGTCGCAGGCCGGCGACTTCCGGCGGCCGGGGCACGTGGTCCCGCTGCGCGCCAAGGAGGGCGGCGTGCTGCGCCGGCCAGGGCACACCGAGGCCTCGGTCGACCTGGCCCGCATGGCCGGGCTGCACCCGTCGGGCGTGCTGTGCGAGATCGTCTCCCAGAAGGACGAGGGGGACATGGCGCGCCGGGACGAGCTGGAGGTGTTCGCCTCCGACCACGACCTGCAGATCATCACGATCGCCGACCTGATCGCCTACCGGCGCCGCCACGAGAAGCAGGTCGAGCGGGTCGCCGAGGCGCGCATCCCGCTCGAGGCCGGCGTGTTCCGCGCGGTCGGCTACGACAGCCTGCTGGACGGCATTGAGCACGTCGCGTTCGTGTACGGCGAGATCGGCGACGGCGAGGACATCCTGGTGCGGGTGCACTCGGAGTGCCTCACCGGCGACGTGTTCGGGTCGCTGCGCTGCGACTGCGGCCCGCAGCTGGACGCGGCGCTGCGGATCGTCGCCGACGAGGGCCGGGGTGTCGTGCTCTACATCCGCGGCCACGAGGGCCGTGGCATCGGGCTGCTGCACAAGCTGCAGGCCTACCAGCTGCAGGACCTCGGCGCGGACACGGTGGACGCGAACCTGGCGCTCGGGGTGCCCGCGGACGCCCGCGACTACGGCACGGGCGCGCAGATCCTGTGCGACCTGGGTGTGCGGTCGATGCGGCTGCTGACGAACAACCCGGCGAAGCGGATCGGCCTGGAGGGCTACGGCCTGAAGGTCACCGGCCGGGTGCCGCTGCCGATCTCGCCGAACCCGGAGAACCTGCGTTACCTGCGCACGAAGCGGGACCGGATGGGCCACGACCTGTCCAACCTGGAGGAGTTCGACCAGGTCGGCGCCGACCTGGAGGCACGGAACGGGAACGGTGCTTCGCAGTGA
- the ribH gene encoding 6,7-dimethyl-8-ribityllumazine synthase, with the protein MSGEGRPDVELDLSECENLRLGIVATRWHAKITDALLENALKAVREAKLSEEPTVVRVAGAVELPVVAQALARTHDAVVALGVVIRGGTPHFEYVCDAVTAGLTRVALDEGTPVGNGVLTCDTEQQALDRSGLPGSKEDKGREATQAALDAAHVLRSLRQPWTDRKFV; encoded by the coding sequence GTGAGTGGTGAAGGCAGGCCGGACGTCGAGCTCGACCTGAGCGAGTGCGAGAACCTGCGGCTGGGCATCGTGGCCACGCGGTGGCACGCGAAGATCACCGACGCCCTGCTGGAGAACGCGCTGAAGGCTGTGCGGGAGGCGAAGCTGTCGGAGGAGCCGACGGTGGTGCGCGTCGCCGGCGCGGTGGAGCTGCCGGTGGTGGCGCAGGCGCTGGCCCGCACGCACGACGCGGTCGTCGCGCTGGGCGTGGTCATCCGCGGCGGCACGCCGCACTTCGAGTACGTGTGCGACGCGGTGACGGCCGGCCTGACCCGGGTCGCGCTGGACGAGGGCACGCCCGTCGGCAACGGGGTGCTGACCTGCGACACCGAGCAGCAGGCGCTGGACCGGTCCGGGCTGCCCGGGTCGAAGGAGGACAAGGGCCGCGAGGCCACGCAGGCGGCACTGGACGCGGCGCACGTGCTGCGGTCGCTGCGGCAGCCGTGGACCGATCGGAAGTTCGTGTGA
- a CDS encoding PH domain-containing protein, translating into MSAAVAEKSEAVVFRPHRATWMSAVLAVVLLAVFVVVAILLRGSDTGVIFQRSDQIAMVFIGLLLAGATMLFATPRVRADASGVQVRNVLVGRRFSWLEVLSVSFPDGASFARLELPEDEYYAMLAIQAVDRDRAVEAVRTLRRLHKEAWAAQD; encoded by the coding sequence GTGAGCGCAGCCGTGGCGGAGAAGTCGGAGGCCGTGGTGTTCCGGCCGCACCGGGCGACCTGGATGTCGGCGGTGCTGGCGGTCGTGCTGCTCGCGGTGTTCGTGGTCGTGGCGATCCTGCTGCGCGGCTCGGACACCGGCGTGATCTTCCAGCGGTCCGACCAGATCGCCATGGTGTTCATCGGACTGCTGCTCGCCGGCGCGACGATGCTGTTCGCGACGCCCCGGGTGCGGGCGGACGCCTCGGGCGTGCAGGTGCGCAACGTGCTGGTGGGGCGCCGGTTCAGCTGGCTGGAGGTGCTGTCGGTGAGCTTCCCCGACGGCGCCTCGTTCGCCCGGCTGGAACTGCCGGAGGACGAGTACTACGCGATGCTGGCGATCCAGGCGGTCGACCGGGACCGTGCCGTCGAGGCGGTGCGCACGCTGCGCCGGCTGCACAAGGAAGCCTGGGCCGCGCAGGACTGA
- a CDS encoding exodeoxyribonuclease III gives MRIATWNVNSVTARLPKLLSWLETAQPDVVCLQELKCATEAFPAEVAAAGYEVAAYGTGRWNGVAILSRVGLADVRRGLDGEPTFDDVSEPRAIGATCGGVRVWSVYVPNGREVAHPHYAYKLQWLSALRSTVAAEVGDDRPFAVLGDFNIAPTDDDVWDITLFDGMTHVTEAERAALAALREAGLEEVLPRALKYDTPYTYWDYRQLAFPKNNGMRIDLVFGSAKFTGAVSDAYVDREARKGKGTSDHAPVVVDLTV, from the coding sequence ATGCGCATCGCCACCTGGAACGTCAACTCCGTCACCGCGCGGCTGCCGAAGCTGCTGTCCTGGCTCGAGACCGCCCAGCCGGACGTGGTGTGCCTGCAGGAGCTGAAGTGCGCCACGGAGGCGTTCCCCGCCGAGGTGGCCGCGGCGGGCTACGAGGTCGCGGCGTACGGCACCGGCCGGTGGAACGGCGTGGCGATCCTGTCCCGAGTAGGGCTGGCGGACGTGCGGCGCGGGCTGGACGGCGAGCCGACGTTCGACGACGTCTCCGAGCCGCGCGCGATCGGCGCGACGTGCGGCGGGGTACGGGTGTGGTCGGTGTACGTGCCCAACGGGCGGGAGGTGGCGCACCCGCACTACGCGTACAAACTGCAGTGGCTTTCGGCGCTGCGTTCGACGGTCGCGGCCGAGGTCGGCGACGACCGGCCGTTCGCCGTGCTGGGCGACTTCAACATCGCGCCGACCGACGACGACGTCTGGGACATCACGCTGTTCGACGGCATGACGCACGTGACCGAGGCGGAGCGGGCGGCACTGGCGGCCCTGCGCGAGGCAGGCCTGGAGGAGGTCCTGCCGCGCGCCCTGAAGTACGACACGCCCTACACGTACTGGGACTACCGGCAACTGGCGTTCCCGAAGAACAACGGGATGCGGATCGACCTGGTCTTCGGATCGGCGAAGTTCACCGGCGCGGTGAGCGACGCGTACGTGGACCGGGAGGCACGCAAGGGCAAGGGCACCTCGGACCACGCCCCGGTGGTGGTCGACCTGACGGTCTGA
- the uvrC gene encoding excinuclease ABC subunit UvrC: MADPSTYRPSPGSIPEEPGVYKFRDATKRVIYVGKAKSLRSRLNSYFADLSGLHPRTRQMVTTAASVEWTVVSTEVEALQLEYNWIKEFDPRFNVRYRDDKSYPVLAVTLHEEFPRLHVYRGPRKKGVRYFGPYAHAWAIRETLDLLLRVFPARTCSNGVFRRHGQIGRPCLLGYIDKCSAPCVGRVTAEEHRDIVEDFCDFLSGRTDAMVRKLERDMAEAAENLEFEKAARLRDDIGALRRAMEKQAVVLGDGTDADLVAFAHDELEAAVQVFHVRGGRVRGQRGWVIDKADEMGVPELVEQFLTQFYGEQVELAEQGTDLGTPVPREVLVPELPEDAEAMTEWLSGLRGSRVQLRVPQRGDKRALAETVERNAQEAFQQHKLRRAGDLTARSAALAELQEHLGLDSAPLRIECVDISHTQGTDVVASLVVFEDGVARKSEYRRFALREAATEGDVASIAEVVRRRFARYQTETQEGLAGEKPGIDPETGRPRKFAYPPNLLVVDGAGPQATAAADVLAEMGITDIAVVGLAKRLEEVWLPGDPDPVILPRTSEALYLLQRVRDEAHRFAIAYHRQKRAKRVQVSALDGVPGLGQARRAALIKHFGSVKRLKEAGVDEIAQVPGVGKRTAEAIFAALASLGESEKQ, from the coding sequence GTGGCTGACCCGTCCACCTACCGTCCCTCGCCGGGGAGCATCCCGGAAGAGCCCGGCGTCTACAAGTTCCGCGACGCGACCAAGCGGGTCATCTACGTCGGCAAGGCCAAGAGCCTGCGCAGCAGGCTGAACTCCTACTTCGCCGACCTGTCCGGGCTGCACCCGCGGACCAGGCAGATGGTGACCACCGCGGCCAGCGTCGAGTGGACCGTGGTCTCCACCGAGGTCGAGGCCCTCCAGCTCGAGTACAACTGGATCAAGGAGTTCGACCCGCGGTTCAACGTCCGCTACCGCGACGACAAGTCCTACCCGGTGCTGGCGGTGACCCTGCACGAGGAGTTCCCGCGGCTGCACGTCTACCGCGGCCCCCGCAAGAAGGGCGTGCGGTACTTCGGCCCGTACGCGCACGCGTGGGCGATCCGCGAGACGCTCGACCTGCTGCTGCGCGTGTTCCCGGCGCGCACCTGCTCCAACGGCGTGTTCCGCCGTCACGGTCAGATCGGCCGCCCGTGCCTGCTCGGCTACATCGACAAGTGCTCCGCCCCGTGTGTCGGCCGCGTGACCGCCGAGGAGCACCGGGACATCGTGGAAGACTTCTGCGACTTCCTCTCCGGGCGCACCGACGCGATGGTGCGCAAGCTGGAGCGGGACATGGCCGAGGCGGCCGAGAACCTGGAGTTCGAGAAGGCCGCCCGCCTGCGTGACGACATCGGCGCGCTGCGGCGGGCGATGGAGAAGCAGGCCGTGGTGCTCGGCGACGGCACGGACGCCGACCTGGTCGCCTTCGCCCACGACGAGCTGGAGGCCGCCGTGCAGGTCTTCCACGTGCGTGGCGGTCGGGTGCGTGGCCAGCGCGGCTGGGTGATCGACAAGGCCGACGAGATGGGCGTGCCGGAGCTCGTCGAGCAGTTCCTCACCCAGTTCTACGGCGAGCAGGTCGAGCTGGCCGAGCAGGGCACCGACCTGGGCACGCCGGTGCCGCGCGAGGTGCTGGTGCCGGAGCTGCCCGAGGACGCCGAGGCGATGACGGAGTGGCTGTCCGGGCTGCGTGGCTCGCGGGTGCAGCTGCGGGTGCCCCAGCGCGGCGACAAGCGCGCGCTCGCCGAGACGGTGGAGCGCAACGCGCAGGAGGCGTTCCAGCAGCACAAGCTGCGCCGCGCGGGCGACCTGACCGCGCGGTCGGCCGCGCTGGCCGAGCTGCAGGAACACCTGGGCCTGGACAGCGCGCCGCTGCGCATCGAGTGCGTCGACATCAGCCACACGCAGGGCACCGACGTGGTGGCCTCGCTGGTGGTGTTCGAGGACGGCGTGGCGCGCAAGTCGGAGTACCGCCGGTTCGCGCTGCGGGAGGCCGCCACCGAGGGGGATGTCGCCTCCATTGCCGAGGTCGTGCGGCGGCGGTTCGCTCGCTACCAGACCGAAACCCAGGAGGGCCTGGCGGGCGAGAAGCCGGGCATCGACCCGGAGACCGGGCGGCCGCGCAAGTTCGCCTACCCGCCGAACCTGCTCGTGGTCGACGGCGCCGGCCCGCAGGCGACGGCGGCGGCGGACGTGCTGGCGGAGATGGGCATCACCGACATCGCCGTGGTCGGCCTGGCGAAGCGGCTGGAGGAGGTGTGGCTGCCCGGCGACCCCGATCCGGTGATCCTGCCGCGCACCTCGGAGGCCCTGTACCTGTTGCAGCGGGTGCGGGACGAGGCGCACCGGTTCGCCATCGCCTACCACCGGCAGAAGCGCGCCAAGCGCGTTCAGGTGTCCGCTTTGGACGGTGTGCCGGGGCTGGGGCAGGCGCGGCGGGCCGCGCTGATCAAGCACTTCGGCTCGGTGAAGCGGCTGAAGGAAGCAGGGGTGGACGAGATCGCGCAGGTGCCTGGCGTGGGGAAGCGCACGGCCGAGGCGATCTTCGCCGCGTTGGCCTCACTTGGGGAGTCGGAGAAGCAGTGA
- the rapZ gene encoding RNase adapter RapZ, whose protein sequence is MEVAVVTGLSGAGRSTAAKCLEDLGWFVVDNLPPELIATMVELGAQARGAITKVAVVMDVRSRAFTDDLSSIIKDLDARGYKPRVLFLEATDAVLVRRFEQVRRGHPLQGDGRLIDGITAERQMLAPLREEADLVLETSALSVHDLRAKIEDAFGTESATQTRVTVLSFGYKYGLPMDADLVMDVRFLPNPFWIPELRDHTGLDAEVRNYVLSQEGAEEFLDRYHQLLRLIGAGYRREGKRYLTLAVGCTGGKHRSVAISEELSRLLSNEDGMAVKVIHRDLGRE, encoded by the coding sequence ATGGAGGTCGCGGTGGTGACCGGCCTGTCCGGCGCCGGCCGCAGCACGGCCGCGAAGTGCCTGGAGGATCTGGGCTGGTTCGTGGTGGACAACCTGCCACCGGAGCTGATCGCGACCATGGTCGAGCTGGGGGCGCAGGCCCGCGGCGCGATCACGAAGGTGGCCGTCGTGATGGACGTGCGCTCGCGCGCGTTCACCGACGACCTGTCCTCGATCATCAAGGACCTCGACGCGCGCGGCTACAAGCCGCGGGTGCTGTTCCTGGAGGCCACCGACGCGGTGCTGGTGCGCCGGTTCGAGCAGGTGCGCCGAGGCCACCCGCTGCAGGGGGACGGCCGTCTGATCGACGGCATCACCGCCGAACGGCAGATGCTCGCGCCGCTGCGCGAGGAGGCCGACCTGGTGCTGGAGACCTCCGCGCTGTCGGTGCACGACCTGCGCGCGAAGATCGAGGACGCGTTCGGCACCGAGTCCGCGACGCAGACGCGGGTCACCGTGTTGTCCTTCGGCTACAAGTACGGCCTGCCGATGGACGCCGACCTGGTGATGGACGTGCGGTTCCTGCCGAACCCGTTCTGGATCCCGGAGCTGCGCGACCACACCGGGCTGGACGCGGAGGTGCGCAACTACGTGCTGTCGCAGGAGGGCGCCGAGGAGTTCCTCGACCGCTACCACCAGCTGCTACGCCTGATCGGCGCCGGCTACCGGCGCGAGGGCAAGCGGTACCTGACGCTGGCGGTGGGCTGCACCGGCGGGAAGCACCGGAGTGTCGCCATCTCCGAGGAGCTGTCTCGGCTGCTGTCCAATGAGGACGGTATGGCGGTGAAGGTCATCCACCGGGACCTGGGACGCGAGTGA
- a CDS encoding uridine diphosphate-N-acetylglucosamine-binding protein YvcK — protein sequence MRAVALGGGHGLHATLTALRRLTPDVTAVVTVADDGGSSGRLRRELGLLPPGDLRQALAALAVAEKGESLWAEVFQHRFGGSGALTGHAVGNLVLAGLFEVLGDPVAALDEARRLLGVSGRVLPMSPEPLEIEAEVSGLDDDGTLRRIRGQVAVASTPGRVERITLRTPRRPGGVPAACDEAVQAVLDAEAVFLGPGSWFSSVIPHLMVPGLHDALLRTEATKIVVLNLVPQPGETAGFSPERHLDVLFQHAPGLRVDAVIADRDSVPAPARLRDAAAGLGAKALLADVADPGREGVHDPDALASCVREALGLSETEGRKG from the coding sequence CTGCGCGCCGTCGCGCTGGGTGGTGGCCACGGGCTGCACGCGACGCTGACCGCGTTGCGGCGGCTGACCCCGGACGTGACCGCGGTGGTCACGGTCGCCGACGACGGTGGTTCGTCGGGCAGGTTGCGGCGCGAGCTGGGTCTGTTGCCGCCGGGGGACCTGCGGCAGGCACTGGCCGCGCTGGCGGTCGCCGAGAAGGGCGAGTCGCTGTGGGCGGAGGTGTTCCAGCACCGGTTCGGCGGCAGCGGCGCCCTCACCGGCCACGCGGTCGGCAACCTGGTGCTGGCCGGGTTGTTCGAGGTGCTGGGCGATCCGGTGGCCGCGCTGGACGAGGCGCGGCGGTTGCTGGGGGTGTCCGGCCGGGTGCTGCCGATGTCGCCGGAGCCGCTGGAGATCGAGGCGGAGGTGTCCGGCCTCGACGACGACGGGACGCTGCGCCGCATCCGCGGCCAGGTCGCGGTGGCGAGCACACCGGGCCGGGTGGAGCGGATCACGCTGCGCACGCCGCGACGGCCCGGCGGGGTGCCCGCCGCGTGTGACGAGGCGGTGCAGGCCGTGCTGGACGCCGAGGCGGTGTTCCTGGGGCCGGGGTCGTGGTTCTCGAGCGTCATCCCGCACCTGATGGTGCCCGGGCTGCACGACGCGCTGCTGCGCACCGAGGCGACGAAGATCGTGGTCCTGAACCTCGTCCCTCAGCCGGGTGAGACGGCGGGGTTCTCACCCGAACGGCACTTGGACGTACTCTTCCAGCACGCGCCCGGGCTGCGGGTGGACGCGGTGATCGCCGACCGGGATTCGGTGCCGGCACCGGCCCGCCTGCGGGACGCGGCGGCGGGACTGGGGGCCAAGGCGCTTCTGGCGGACGTGGCGGACCCTGGTCGCGAGGGTGTGCACGATCCGGATGCGCTGGCGAGCTGTGTGCGGGAAGCTCTCGGTCTCAGCGAGACCGAGGGCCGGAAAGGGTAG
- the whiA gene encoding DNA-binding protein WhiA produces MAMTAAVKDELSRLQITKIGPRRSEVASMLRFAGGLHIVGGRVVVEAELDTGSVARRLRKEIHELYGHHSDVHVLSAGGLRKTTRYIVRVVQDGESLARQTGLIDQRGRPVRGLPAAVVSGGIADAEAAWRGAFLAHGSLTEPGRSSSLEVTCPGPEAALALVGAARRMGIQAKSREVRGADRVVVRDGDAIGALLTRLGAHASVLQWEERRMRREVRATANRLANFDDANLRRSARAAVAAAARVERALDILADSAPEHLLAAGRLRLDNRQASLEELGQLADPPMTKDAVAGRIRRLLAMADKRAKELNIPDTESAVTPEMLEEESV; encoded by the coding sequence ATGGCGATGACCGCCGCCGTGAAGGACGAGCTCAGCAGGCTGCAGATCACGAAGATCGGGCCGCGCCGGTCCGAAGTCGCGTCGATGCTGCGCTTCGCCGGGGGCTTGCACATCGTGGGGGGACGGGTGGTGGTGGAGGCCGAGCTCGACACGGGTTCGGTCGCGCGGCGCCTGCGCAAGGAGATCCACGAGCTGTACGGCCACCATTCGGACGTGCACGTGCTGTCCGCGGGCGGGCTGCGGAAGACGACGAGGTACATCGTCCGGGTGGTTCAGGACGGGGAGAGCCTGGCGCGGCAGACGGGCCTGATCGATCAGCGGGGCCGCCCGGTGCGGGGCCTGCCCGCCGCGGTGGTGTCCGGCGGGATCGCCGACGCCGAAGCCGCGTGGCGGGGCGCGTTCCTGGCGCACGGTTCGCTGACCGAGCCCGGCCGGTCGTCTTCGTTGGAGGTCACCTGCCCCGGCCCGGAGGCGGCGCTGGCGTTGGTGGGGGCGGCCCGGCGGATGGGCATCCAGGCCAAGTCGAGGGAGGTGCGGGGAGCCGACCGGGTGGTGGTCCGCGACGGCGACGCGATCGGCGCCCTGCTGACCCGCTTGGGCGCCCACGCGAGCGTCCTGCAGTGGGAAGAGCGGCGGATGCGCCGCGAGGTCCGGGCGACGGCCAACCGACTGGCCAACTTCGACGACGCCAACCTCCGCCGCAGCGCACGAGCAGCGGTCGCGGCGGCCGCCAGGGTGGAACGAGCGCTCGACATCCTGGCCGACAGCGCACCCGAACACCTCCTCGCCGCCGGACGGTTGAGGCTGGACAACCGGCAGGCGTCGCTGGAGGAGCTGGGCCAGCTGGCCGACCCCCCGATGACGAAGGACGCGGTGGCCGGCCGGATCAGGCGCCTGCTCGCGATGGCCGACAAGCGGGCGAAGGAACTGAACATCCCCGACACCGAAAGCGCAGTGACCCCGGAGATGCTGGAAGAGGAAAGCGTTTAA
- a CDS encoding serine hydrolase yields MSVQTRPLRRGPIVVLVVAVVVIALALGAALALRGDASEPVPADSSATSVLVYDRKQNRTLRQEGAGTRYRSASLVKLLIAVDLVQRGHVTPDRPSPRVMRMLSYSDDAIANQLWESGGGPDIVRRTATSLGLTATEPPADPGRWGDTLLSAEDVVKIYRAVLAMPSRERQLILDPLRNAHQVAADGVDQYFGIPDALPGRPWAIKQGWAAGRGGVDAHTSGVVGTGDQYVVVVLSHRPGGTALETAMREVTETTTTIENLLN; encoded by the coding sequence ATGTCCGTGCAGACCAGGCCACTCCGCCGTGGCCCGATCGTCGTCCTCGTCGTCGCCGTCGTCGTGATCGCACTGGCCCTCGGCGCCGCGCTCGCCCTCCGCGGCGACGCTTCCGAGCCGGTGCCGGCCGACTCCTCGGCGACGAGCGTTCTCGTCTACGACCGCAAGCAGAACCGCACCCTGCGCCAGGAGGGCGCCGGAACGCGTTACCGGTCGGCGTCGCTGGTGAAGCTGCTGATCGCCGTCGACCTGGTGCAGCGCGGGCACGTGACGCCCGACCGCCCGAGCCCGCGGGTGATGAGAATGCTGTCCTACAGCGACGACGCGATCGCCAACCAGCTGTGGGAGTCCGGCGGCGGCCCCGACATCGTCCGCCGCACGGCGACCTCGCTGGGGCTGACGGCCACCGAGCCCCCCGCGGACCCAGGCCGCTGGGGCGACACACTCCTGTCGGCCGAAGACGTGGTCAAGATCTACCGGGCGGTGCTGGCGATGCCGTCCCGCGAGCGGCAGCTGATACTCGACCCGCTGCGGAACGCGCACCAGGTGGCAGCCGACGGCGTCGACCAGTACTTCGGCATCCCGGACGCGCTACCGGGCCGACCGTGGGCGATCAAACAGGGGTGGGCAGCAGGCCGCGGTGGGGTCGACGCGCACACCAGCGGCGTGGTCGGGACTGGGGACCAATACGTCGTGGTGGTGCTGAGCCACCGCCCGGGCGGAACGGCGCTGGAGACCGCAATGCGAGAGGTCACCGAAACAACAACGACAATCGAAAATCTGTTGAACTAA
- a CDS encoding response regulator transcription factor — translation MPTLLLIEDDPAVREGLCLGLRRHGHDVEPAADGEAGLRLLNARRPDLVLLDLMLPGIDGFEVCRRIRATGPVPIIMLTARGDDIDVVGGLEAGADDYVVKPVQPRVLDARIKAVLRRGGAAGQAREQHGALTIDRTACEVTKNGEPVRLTPTELRLLLELSRVPGRVLSRQQLLELVWEHDYLGDSRLVDACVQRLRAKLEDQPAAPVYVRTVRGFGYRFGPL, via the coding sequence GTGCCGACATTGCTGTTGATCGAGGACGACCCGGCGGTCCGGGAAGGACTGTGCCTGGGCCTGCGCCGGCACGGTCACGACGTCGAGCCGGCCGCCGACGGGGAGGCCGGCCTGCGGCTGCTCAACGCCCGCCGCCCGGACCTCGTGCTGCTCGACCTGATGCTGCCCGGCATCGACGGGTTCGAGGTGTGCCGCCGCATCCGCGCCACCGGCCCGGTCCCGATCATCATGCTCACCGCCCGCGGCGACGACATCGACGTGGTCGGCGGGCTCGAAGCCGGCGCCGACGACTACGTGGTCAAACCCGTGCAACCCCGCGTCCTCGACGCCCGCATCAAAGCGGTCCTCCGCCGCGGCGGCGCGGCAGGCCAGGCCCGCGAACAACACGGCGCCCTGACCATCGACCGCACCGCCTGCGAGGTCACCAAGAACGGCGAACCGGTCCGCCTCACCCCCACCGAACTGCGGCTGCTGCTGGAACTGTCCCGCGTGCCCGGCCGCGTCCTCAGCCGCCAGCAACTGCTGGAACTGGTGTGGGAACACGACTACCTCGGCGACTCGCGGCTCGTCGACGCGTGCGTGCAGCGGTTGCGGGCGAAACTGGAGGACCAGCCCGCGGCGCCGGTGTACGTCCGCACCGTGCGCGGCTTCGGCTACCGGTTCGGTCCACTGTGA